One Acidobacteriota bacterium genomic window carries:
- the nth gene encoding endonuclease III, with protein MCMKPRDRLTRIIERLARIYPAPRCALNHRNPLELLVATILSAQCTDERVNRVTPELFRRYPDAAALATVPQAELEAVIRPTGFFRNKATSIRGCCRQLVERHGGQVPRTMEALTALPGVARKTANVVLGSAFGIAAGVVVDTHVRRLAFRLGLTNQTQPEKIERDLMELASPEHWINLAHWLILHGRTTCRARRPACAGCPLDDLCPKEGV; from the coding sequence ATGTGCATGAAACCACGGGACCGGTTGACCCGAATCATTGAACGGCTGGCCCGGATCTACCCCGCGCCCCGCTGCGCCCTGAATCACCGCAATCCGTTGGAGCTGCTGGTGGCCACCATCCTCTCCGCCCAGTGCACCGATGAGCGGGTGAACCGGGTGACGCCGGAGCTGTTCCGCCGCTACCCGGATGCGGCGGCGCTCGCCACCGTCCCGCAGGCGGAGCTCGAGGCCGTGATCCGGCCCACCGGCTTTTTCCGCAACAAGGCGACCAGCATCCGCGGCTGCTGCCGGCAGCTGGTGGAGCGCCACGGCGGCCAAGTGCCCCGCACCATGGAGGCGCTCACGGCGCTTCCCGGCGTGGCCCGCAAGACCGCCAACGTGGTGCTGGGCAGCGCGTTCGGCATCGCCGCCGGCGTGGTCGTCGACACCCATGTCCGCCGCCTGGCCTTCCGCCTCGGCCTCACCAACCAGACCCAGCCGGAGAAGATCGAGCGCGACCTCATGGAGTTGGCATCCCCGGAGCACTGGATCAACCTTGCCCACTGGCTGATCCTCCACGGGCGGACCACATGCCGGGCGCGCCGGCCCGCATGCGCCGGGTGTCCCCTGGACGATCTCTGCCCGAAAGAAGGTGTCTGA
- a CDS encoding AI-2E family transporter, with protein MMKQDFPLWFFVLLLAAVLYLFVRVFAPFFMIFLWATILVITFHPLYRRLRTLLRGRESLAALLMVFGLTLLIILPVILLIANVAQQSVDAYVMYSDALVKQEQNLERTIMAHPVLTKAKAVLGRFVNFDQIDLGVLVIKGLESASGFIVGQSTNFFSGLAGFMFRFVLLLVATYYFFKDGEKVVGELRKLSPMDKNREEKIIRKFTDITRATMLGTFSSAAIQGVLGGLAFLLIGMPSPLLWGVVMAFMSLVPVLGAFTVWIPAALYLIAVGSFGKAVFILLYGLLTVTLADNVLKPLIIRGGSKIHPVVIFFSILGGLSFFGFSGLILGPLVTGLTFVVLEIYREEFQEQLPGTMKLSRADLEDALKRVEETRPLR; from the coding sequence ATGATGAAGCAGGATTTTCCGCTCTGGTTCTTCGTACTGCTCCTGGCCGCCGTCCTGTACCTGTTCGTGCGGGTGTTCGCGCCGTTCTTCATGATCTTTCTCTGGGCGACGATCCTGGTGATCACCTTCCACCCGCTGTACCGCCGGCTGCGGACGCTGCTTCGCGGGCGGGAGTCGCTGGCGGCCCTGCTGATGGTCTTCGGCCTGACCCTGCTCATCATCCTGCCGGTGATCCTGCTCATCGCCAATGTCGCCCAGCAGTCCGTCGACGCCTACGTGATGTACTCCGACGCGCTGGTCAAGCAGGAACAGAATCTCGAGCGGACCATCATGGCCCACCCGGTGCTCACGAAGGCCAAAGCCGTTCTGGGCCGGTTCGTCAACTTTGACCAGATCGACCTCGGCGTTCTGGTCATCAAAGGCCTCGAATCCGCCAGCGGCTTCATCGTGGGCCAGAGCACCAATTTCTTCTCCGGCCTCGCCGGTTTCATGTTCCGGTTCGTGCTCCTGCTGGTCGCGACCTATTACTTTTTCAAGGACGGGGAGAAGGTGGTCGGGGAACTGCGCAAGCTCTCGCCCATGGACAAGAACCGCGAGGAGAAGATCATTCGGAAATTCACCGACATCACCCGGGCCACCATGCTGGGAACCTTCTCCTCGGCGGCCATCCAGGGCGTCCTGGGCGGGCTGGCCTTCCTGCTGATCGGCATGCCGTCCCCGCTGCTGTGGGGCGTGGTGATGGCGTTCATGTCCCTGGTGCCGGTGCTGGGGGCCTTCACTGTCTGGATCCCCGCCGCGCTCTACTTGATCGCTGTCGGCAGCTTCGGTAAAGCGGTGTTCATTCTGCTCTACGGCCTGCTGACCGTGACGCTGGCCGACAACGTGCTCAAGCCCCTCATCATCCGCGGCGGTTCCAAAATCCACCCGGTGGTCATCTTCTTCAGCATTCTCGGCGGCCTGTCCTTCTTCGGATTCTCGGGCCTCATTCTCGGTCCGCTGGTGACCGGGTTGACGTTTGTCGTCCTGGAGATCTACCGCGAGGAGTTCCAGGAGCAGCTCCCCGGCACCATGAAATTGTCCCGCGCCGACTTGGAGGATGCACTCAAACGCGTTGAGGAGACCCGTCCCCTCCGGTGA